From Crassaminicella indica, one genomic window encodes:
- a CDS encoding OadG family protein: MDKLSLLDKFKDPNLIHNLSDGDKMLASLQVMFLGMTVTFVALCILWGLIIVMSKMLNKTEKEEKKVVEDSAIKPELALEKEDDEEELVAVITAAIAASLQTSTHNIIVRNITRVSDSTPVWGRMGRMEQMNNNY; encoded by the coding sequence ATGGATAAATTATCGTTGTTAGATAAATTTAAAGACCCTAATTTAATACATAATCTATCTGATGGAGATAAAATGCTAGCTTCTTTGCAGGTAATGTTCCTTGGGATGACTGTAACCTTTGTAGCATTATGTATTCTATGGGGATTGATTATAGTAATGTCTAAAATGCTTAATAAAACGGAGAAGGAAGAGAAAAAGGTTGTCGAGGATTCAGCAATAAAACCAGAATTAGCGCTAGAGAAAGAAGATGATGAAGAAGAATTAGTTGCAGTAATTACTGCAGCTATTGCAGCAAGTCTTCAAACTTCTACCCATAATATTATTGTAAGAAACATTACAAGAGTAAGCGATTCAACACCAGTATGGGGGAGAATGGGTAGGATGGAGCAGATGAATAATAACTACTAG
- a CDS encoding sodium ion-translocating decarboxylase subunit beta, translating to MVQTIIKFLQSTGFYGFKDYPLNIVMIFIAFVLLYLAIKKGFEPLLLVPIAFGIFLTNLPYANMMLPHGEHGQPGGLLWYFFQGDELGIFPPIIFMGVGAMTDFGPLIANPRALLLGAAAQFGIFTTFIGSILWGFTGQQAASIGIIGGADGPTAIFLASRLAPELLGAIAVAAYSYMALVPIIQPPIMKLLTTKEERMIKMDQLRPVSKTEKILFPIIVTLVVSLMLPPAATLIGMLMLGNLFKESGVTGRLADTAQNALINIITILLGLSVGATATAEAFLTAQTLKIIFLGVLAFGVGTAAGVILAKIMNKLSGGKINPLIGSAGVSAVPMAARVSQVVGQKENPSNFLLMHAMGPNVAGVIGSAVAAGVMLSLFG from the coding sequence ATGGTACAAACTATCATAAAATTTTTACAAAGTACCGGTTTTTATGGATTTAAAGACTATCCTTTAAATATTGTTATGATTTTTATTGCATTTGTGCTTTTATATTTAGCAATCAAAAAAGGCTTTGAACCGTTACTATTAGTACCGATTGCATTTGGTATATTTTTAACAAATTTGCCATATGCGAATATGATGCTGCCACATGGAGAACATGGTCAACCAGGAGGACTTTTATGGTATTTCTTCCAAGGAGATGAATTAGGAATATTTCCACCAATTATCTTCATGGGTGTAGGAGCCATGACAGATTTTGGACCGCTTATTGCGAATCCAAGAGCTTTATTATTAGGAGCAGCAGCTCAATTTGGTATTTTTACTACGTTTATCGGTTCAATTTTGTGGGGGTTTACAGGACAACAAGCAGCATCTATTGGAATTATTGGAGGAGCAGATGGACCAACAGCAATCTTTTTAGCTTCGAGACTAGCTCCAGAATTATTAGGAGCAATTGCTGTTGCAGCTTATTCATACATGGCACTAGTGCCAATCATTCAACCACCGATCATGAAGCTTTTAACAACAAAAGAAGAGCGTATGATTAAAATGGATCAATTAAGACCCGTTTCTAAAACAGAAAAAATATTATTCCCTATTATAGTTACATTAGTAGTATCTTTAATGCTTCCACCAGCAGCAACATTAATAGGTATGTTAATGCTTGGAAACCTGTTTAAAGAGTCAGGAGTTACTGGTAGACTTGCAGATACTGCACAAAATGCGCTAATAAATATTATTACAATTCTATTAGGACTTTCAGTAGGAGCTACTGCTACAGCAGAGGCATTTTTAACAGCACAGACATTAAAGATTATTTTCTTAGGTGTATTAGCTTTTGGAGTAGGTACAGCAGCAGGTGTGATATTAGCAAAGATTATGAACAAGCTTTCAGGTGGAAAAATAAATCCACTTATTGGTTCAGCTGGTGTTTCAGCAGTTCCAATGGCAGCTAGGGTTTCACAAGTAGTTGGACAGAAAGAAAATCCTTCAAACTTCTTATTGATGCATGCTATGGGTCCTAACGTTGCAGGTGTTATTGGTTCGGCAGTTGCAGCAGGAGTTATGCTTTCATTGTTTGGGTAA
- the mmdA gene encoding methylmalonyl-CoA decarboxylase subunit alpha, which produces MANKKIEDLRKRKEKITLGGGQKRIDKQHASGKLTARERINLLFDEGTFVELDAFVKHRCTNFGMESQEAPGEGVVTGYGMVDGRLVYAFAQDFTVIGGSLGEMHAAKIVKVLDNALKVGAPVVGLNDSGGARIQEAVDALSGYGKIFFRNTICSGVIPQISAIMGPSAGGAVYSPGITDFIYMVDQTSKMFITGPQVIKTVTGEEVSAEDLGGAMTHNSTSGVAHFIAQDDEDCIMQIRRLLSFLPSNNMETAPHYETEDDINRLIPELDDLLPDNPNKPYDMFDVISRIVDDGDYYEVQPYFARNIITCFARINGNTVGIIANQPKFLAGCLDINASDKSARFIRFCDAFNIPLLNIVDVPGFLPGTNQEYGGIIRHGAKMLYAYSEATVPKVTLVTRKAYGGSYIAMCNKELGADIVLAWPSAEIAVMGPQGAANIIFRKDIKNAENPAEERAKKIEEYTAEFATPYKAAERGYVDDVIEPSTTRPRLVDAFNMLMSKRETRPAKKHGNIPL; this is translated from the coding sequence ATGGCAAACAAAAAAATAGAAGATTTGCGTAAACGTAAGGAAAAAATTACTCTTGGTGGTGGACAAAAGAGAATTGATAAGCAGCATGCATCAGGGAAGCTTACTGCTAGAGAAAGAATAAATTTATTATTTGATGAAGGTACTTTTGTTGAATTAGATGCTTTTGTAAAGCATAGATGTACAAACTTCGGAATGGAAAGCCAAGAAGCTCCAGGAGAAGGGGTTGTTACTGGATATGGTATGGTTGATGGAAGACTAGTTTATGCATTTGCCCAAGATTTTACAGTTATTGGAGGTTCTTTAGGGGAGATGCATGCAGCAAAAATAGTAAAAGTATTAGACAATGCATTGAAGGTAGGAGCGCCGGTTGTTGGACTAAACGATTCAGGAGGAGCAAGAATTCAAGAAGCAGTAGATGCCCTTTCAGGATATGGGAAAATATTCTTTAGGAATACTATTTGCTCGGGTGTAATTCCTCAAATATCAGCAATTATGGGACCTTCTGCAGGTGGAGCTGTATACTCTCCAGGAATAACAGACTTTATTTATATGGTAGATCAAACTAGTAAAATGTTTATTACAGGACCACAGGTTATTAAAACAGTTACTGGTGAAGAAGTTTCAGCTGAAGATTTAGGTGGTGCAATGACACACAATTCAACAAGTGGAGTTGCGCATTTTATCGCTCAAGATGATGAAGACTGTATCATGCAAATTAGAAGACTACTTAGCTTCTTACCATCTAACAATATGGAGACAGCTCCTCACTATGAAACAGAAGATGATATTAACAGACTTATTCCAGAACTTGATGATCTACTTCCAGATAATCCAAACAAACCATATGATATGTTTGATGTTATATCTAGAATTGTAGATGACGGTGATTATTACGAGGTTCAACCGTATTTTGCTAGAAATATTATTACTTGCTTTGCAAGGATTAATGGAAATACTGTTGGGATTATTGCAAATCAACCAAAATTCCTTGCAGGTTGTTTAGATATCAATGCTTCTGACAAATCAGCGAGATTTATAAGATTTTGTGATGCTTTTAATATTCCGTTGCTTAATATTGTAGACGTACCGGGTTTCTTGCCAGGAACAAATCAAGAATACGGCGGAATTATTAGACACGGAGCAAAAATGCTTTATGCATATAGTGAAGCAACAGTACCAAAGGTAACATTAGTTACAAGAAAAGCATATGGTGGTTCATATATTGCAATGTGTAACAAAGAATTAGGAGCAGATATAGTACTTGCATGGCCAAGCGCTGAGATTGCTGTTATGGGACCACAGGGTGCTGCAAATATTATCTTTAGAAAGGATATCAAAAATGCAGAAAATCCAGCCGAAGAAAGAGCGAAAAAAATTGAAGAATATACAGCTGAATTTGCAACTCCTTATAAAGCAGCAGAAAGAGGCTATGTAGATGATGTAATCGAACCAAGTACAACAAGACCAAGACTTGTAGATGCATTTAATATGCTTATGTCAAAGAGAGAAACAAGACCTGCTAAAAAACACGGAAATATTCCTCTATAA
- a CDS encoding biotin/lipoyl-containing protein translates to MRKFNITVNGKAYEVEVEEVGGAIASAPVQRPTAPVARPAAPKPAPAQKPAAPTPAPAGGNTVTAPMPGTILDIKVNVGDTVENGQVLLILEAMKMENEIMAPAAGKVVAINTSKGASVNAGDTLVVLG, encoded by the coding sequence ATGAGAAAGTTTAATATAACTGTAAACGGAAAAGCATATGAAGTGGAAGTAGAAGAAGTTGGCGGAGCTATAGCTTCAGCACCAGTACAAAGACCTACAGCACCAGTAGCAAGACCAGCAGCGCCAAAGCCAGCACCAGCACAAAAGCCAGCAGCACCAACGCCAGCTCCAGCTGGAGGAAATACAGTGACAGCTCCAATGCCAGGAACGATTTTAGATATAAAGGTAAATGTAGGAGATACTGTAGAAAACGGACAAGTATTATTAATTCTGGAGGCTATGAAAATGGAAAATGAAATCATGGCACCTGCAGCTGGTAAGGTTGTAGCTATCAATACAAGTAAGGGTGCTTCTGTCAATGCAGGAGATACATTGGTAGTATTAGGATAG